A genomic region of Mycobacterium senriense contains the following coding sequences:
- a CDS encoding TetR/AcrR family transcriptional regulator gives MESKRRTQEERSAATRDALIAAARKLWGLRGYADVGTPEIATAAGVTRGAMYHQFADKATLFREVVEVVEQDVMARMAIVVAESGATTPTQAVRAAVDAWLEVSGDPEVRQLILLDAPSVLGWAEFRDVAQRYSLGMTEQMLSEAIRAGELAEQPVRPLAHVLIGALDEAAMVIATAEDPQRTRREIGQVLHRLIGAMFAAR, from the coding sequence ATGGAAAGCAAGAGACGGACCCAGGAAGAGCGCTCCGCGGCGACCCGCGACGCGCTGATTGCGGCTGCCCGCAAGCTCTGGGGACTGCGGGGCTACGCGGACGTGGGGACGCCGGAGATCGCCACAGCCGCCGGGGTCACCCGGGGAGCGATGTATCACCAATTCGCCGACAAGGCGACGTTATTCCGCGAAGTTGTCGAGGTCGTCGAGCAGGATGTGATGGCGCGGATGGCCATCGTGGTGGCCGAGTCCGGGGCCACCACGCCCACGCAGGCGGTCCGGGCCGCGGTCGACGCGTGGCTCGAAGTTTCCGGCGACCCCGAGGTGCGCCAGCTGATCCTGTTGGACGCGCCGAGCGTACTCGGCTGGGCCGAATTCCGTGATGTCGCGCAGCGGTACAGCCTCGGCATGACCGAGCAGATGCTCAGCGAGGCCATCCGGGCCGGCGAACTGGCCGAGCAGCCGGTGCGGCCGTTGGCGCACGTGCTGATCGGCGCGCTCGACGAGGCGGCCATGGTGATCGCCACCGCCGAGGACCCGCAACGAACCCGGCGAGAAATCGGTCAGGTGCTGCACCGGCTCATCGGCGCGATGTTCGCCGCTCGGTGA
- a CDS encoding alpha/beta fold hydrolase, with translation MSTIDISAGTIHYEATGPEDGRPVVFVHGYMMGGQLWRQVSERLAARGLRCIAPTWPLGAHPEPLRRGADQTITGVAGMVAEVLAALDLRDVVLVGNDTGGVVTQLVAVHHRERLGALVLTSCDAFEHFPPPILRPLLLAAKSKTLFRTAIQAVRAPVVRARAFNDLAHSNIDDLTKVWVRPALSLPAVAEDLRQFTLSMRTEVTTTVAARLYDFDKPTLIAWSADDVFFEQEDGARLAATIPNARLEVIAGARTFSMVDQPDRLADLLSTIAVRA, from the coding sequence ATGTCGACGATCGACATTAGTGCCGGAACCATCCATTACGAAGCAACCGGACCCGAGGACGGCAGGCCGGTGGTCTTCGTGCACGGATACATGATGGGTGGGCAGTTGTGGCGCCAGGTCAGCGAGCGCCTGGCCGCCCGCGGTTTGCGCTGCATCGCGCCGACCTGGCCGTTGGGCGCGCATCCGGAGCCGCTGCGCCGCGGCGCCGACCAGACCATCACCGGTGTTGCCGGCATGGTCGCCGAGGTGCTCGCAGCGCTTGACCTGCGGGACGTGGTGCTGGTCGGCAACGACACCGGCGGTGTCGTCACCCAGCTGGTGGCGGTGCATCATCGCGAGCGCCTGGGTGCGCTGGTGCTCACGAGTTGCGATGCGTTCGAACACTTTCCGCCGCCGATCCTGCGGCCACTGCTCCTGGCGGCAAAATCGAAGACGTTGTTCCGCACCGCGATTCAGGCGGTGCGCGCGCCGGTCGTGCGCGCCCGCGCATTCAACGACCTGGCGCACAGCAACATCGATGACCTCACCAAGGTCTGGGTACGCCCGGCGCTGTCGCTGCCGGCGGTCGCCGAAGACCTGCGGCAGTTCACGCTTTCGATGCGCACCGAGGTGACGACGACGGTGGCGGCCAGGCTGTACGACTTCGACAAGCCGACGCTCATCGCGTGGTCTGCCGACGACGTGTTCTTCGAGCAGGAAGACGGGGCGCGGCTGGCCGCTACCATCCCCAACGCCCGTCTCGAAGTGATCGCGGGGGCCAGGACCTTTTCCATGGTCGATCAGCCCGACCGGCTCGCCGATTTGCTCTCGACGATCGCGGTGCGCGCCTGA
- a CDS encoding SDR family NAD(P)-dependent oxidoreductase translates to MSEATAPLSGRRILVTGGATGIGAAAVSVLTTAGARVAATYHQTPPPDGLAADWLQCDVREAEAVTAMVGEAAQRLGGLDVLVNAAGLWQAGIPGYIGADDISFLLDTNVKATILTNQAAYAVMKDQAQGGRIINFGSSEAVMGSPISAVYAATKGAVQAWTRSAAKAWASDNITVNALAPAVHTAGADRLRDFLGPDAAALIDQQMQMMIPLGGTLGDPARDVGPMLVFLAGPGSGFITGQLLAVDGGLMMVGG, encoded by the coding sequence ATGTCAGAAGCGACGGCTCCCCTGTCCGGCAGGCGAATCCTGGTCACCGGCGGCGCCACCGGTATCGGCGCGGCCGCTGTTTCGGTCCTGACGACGGCGGGGGCCAGGGTCGCCGCGACCTATCACCAGACGCCGCCGCCGGACGGCCTCGCGGCCGACTGGTTGCAGTGCGACGTGCGCGAGGCCGAGGCCGTCACGGCGATGGTCGGCGAGGCCGCGCAGCGGCTCGGTGGACTCGACGTGCTGGTGAACGCCGCCGGGCTGTGGCAGGCGGGGATTCCCGGTTACATCGGCGCCGACGACATCTCATTTCTGTTGGACACCAACGTCAAGGCGACCATACTCACCAACCAGGCCGCCTACGCGGTGATGAAGGACCAAGCCCAGGGTGGTCGCATCATCAACTTCGGGTCATCCGAAGCCGTGATGGGCAGCCCGATCTCGGCCGTCTACGCCGCAACCAAGGGCGCGGTGCAGGCGTGGACGCGGTCGGCCGCCAAGGCCTGGGCCTCCGACAACATCACCGTCAACGCCCTGGCTCCCGCGGTGCATACTGCGGGCGCCGACCGGCTCCGCGATTTCCTAGGCCCGGACGCCGCGGCCCTGATCGACCAGCAGATGCAGATGATGATCCCGCTCGGCGGCACACTGGGCGACCCCGCCCGCGACGTCGGCCCGATGCTCGTTTTCCTGGCCGGCCCCGGCTCCGGCTTCATCACCGGTCAACTGCTGGCCGTGGACGGCGGCCTGATGATGGTGGGCGGTTAG